A single window of Anomaloglossus baeobatrachus isolate aAnoBae1 chromosome 5, aAnoBae1.hap1, whole genome shotgun sequence DNA harbors:
- the LOC142310553 gene encoding LOW QUALITY PROTEIN: uncharacterized protein LOC142310553 (The sequence of the model RefSeq protein was modified relative to this genomic sequence to represent the inferred CDS: inserted 1 base in 1 codon; deleted 2 bases in 1 codon), with translation MNTALCKILAPSGKLEDSSQRQEIPSGMEPQLWICTHAPVTASSMPYLAIPVPXKEVFQWGDCFNRLSVNDTKYQKLWNTSVPIPIVGCVDFPWWQGNLTTGLPGTQQYLALKGNSWVPRNFTKTPIVGNIPKEGIKIIFGRTSDSTDAFKPFLLERHLHDHRWAYNSLFPEGTIDTCYSKPGNLWCNDSDPYVPGRETCGEQSAGYCSPLGQLPGWCMLRNISAFIDIVHRLIQQHSAISDLPPQTYWICGYNAYKWLPVGVNGTCTLARLTPATFIINTTDIPAGKMPLHLLVKRAADNKDRPTGRPHVVQMSHANKFFSTLFLYPMIMQMYDKLVESTDYLDDQIFEVLQAQAVNSTIAIQRQLIIVTNQHTLVLDYLTAAQGGMCQIIGPSCCHYIDPKGTLKAQASLTEIQKLRKKHDEEVLRSSDAWWSNTFSMFNPANWFKGIGGWLIGILQSVFQVLLCLLVAYVVFKLLMALFSCCVKKCEDSNYSAPI, from the exons atgaacACGGCATTGTGTAAGATTTTGGCACCATCTGGCAAACTAGAGGATTCCTCTCAGCGGCAGGAAattccatcaggcatggagcctca actgtggatatgtacacacgcacctgtgacagcctcttctatgCCTTACTTGGCCATACCAGTAC ATAAAGAGGTGTTCCAATGGGGAGACTGTTtcaatagactatcagtcaatgacacaaaGTATCAAAAATTGTGGAACACTAGTGtacccataccaatagtaggatgtgtagatttcccctggtggcaaggcaaccttactactgGGCTTCCCGGAACCCAACAATATTTAGCCTTAAAAGGAAACAGCTGGGTACCTCGTAATTTCACAAAAACACCTATTGTAGGTAACATCCCGAAGGAAGGAATTAAAATAAtttttgggcgaacctctgacagtacagatgcatttaaacctttcttgttagagagacatctgcatgaccacaGGTGGgcatacaattcattgtttccagaaggcacaattGACACTTGTTATTCCaaacccggaaatttatggtgcaatgattctgacccatatgtgcctggccgagaaacctgtggtgaacagtcggcagggtattgtagtcccctaggccaacttcccggatggtgtatgctgaGAAACATATcagcctttatagatatagtacatagacttATACAACAACATTCTGCCATCTCGGACCTCCCGCCACAAACCTACTGGATTTGTGGCTACaacgcctacaaatggctaccagtggGAGTAAATGGCACTTGCACCCTAGCCCGTTTGAcacctgccaccttcattatcaataccactgatataccggcaggaaaaatgcctctccacctactggtaaagagagcggcagataacaaagacaggcctactggccgaccccatgtggttcaaatgagccaCGCTAACAAATTTTTCAGTACCCTTTTCCTCTACCctatgataatgcagatgtatgataagctGGTGGAAAGCACCGATTATCTTGACGATCAAATTttcgaggttctccaagca caagcagtaaatagtaccattgccatacagagacaattaatcattgtaaccaaccaacatactttggtactggattacctcacagcggcccaaggggggatgtgccaaataataggTCCCAGCTGCTGTCACTACATAGAcccaaaaggaaccttaaaagcgCAAGCCAgcctaactgagatacaaaagttaagaaaaaaacatgatgaggaggtactcaggagCTCGGATGCATGGTGGAGCAATACATTTTCAATGTTCAACCCCGCAAACTGGTTTaaaggaataggaggatggttaatcgggatactgcaatcagtattccaagtgttactctgcctATTAGTGGCCTATGTAGTGTTTaaattgctaatggctttgttttcctgcTGCGTGAAGAAATGCGAAGATAGTAATTATTCAGCACCAATATGA